The DNA segment GGTGGGAGATGATTTTCATGATATCATCATGGAAACCCATGTCCAGCATACGGTCGGCCTCATCCAGCACCAGGTATTGCAGGCCGCTCAGCTTTACATAACCCATGTTGAGGTGGGCAATGAGCCGGCCGGGGGTGCAGATGACGAAATCCACTCCTTTGGAGAGCGCATTCTTTTCCGTGGCAAAGTTCATCCCATCGTTACCGCCATATACCGCAATGGAACTGATAGAAGTGAAATAGGACAGCCCTTCCAGGTTCTGGGCAATCTGGATGGCCAGTTCCCGGGTGGGTACCAGAACGATGCAGTTTACCTGTCCGTCGTTGCTGTGCTGCAGCAGGCGGTGAATAATAGGCAGCAGGAAGGCGGCGGTTTTACCGGTGCCCGTCTGGGCACATGCAATGATATCCCGGCCTTGCAAAATGATAGGGATTACTTGTTCCTGAATGGGGGTAGCGACCTCATAACCAGTGGATTCTATGCTTTCCATTAAGGCGGGATCAAGTCCAAATTCTGTGAAATTCATTAAACCAATTAATATAAAAAGACTATGTTATTAAGACCAATTCCTGTAAAGATAACATAAAAAATCCCCCTTTGTGAAAAAGGGGGATTGGGTAAGTTTCTATTTGAATCTGGGAGGCCCCGGGAGAGCCTGTCCCGCTCTGCGGGCCCCGGGCCCAACAAGATGCTCATTAACTAATTAGTTGCTGCCACCGAGACCGCCGCCGCCGCTGTTGACGCGCTTGTTCTCGTCTTCGAGGCCGGTTTTACGCTGGCGGGCCGCTTTTACTTCATTACTACCAAAGCGGTAAGTAAAGTTGATCTTGAACTGACGGCTTTCCCAGTTGCCATTGGCCCTGGTATATTGGCGACCATACTCACTGGTCCCTTTCCACTTCATGGTCTTGAACATATCGCTTACGGCTATTTTCACGGTTCCCTTGTTCTTCAACACTGTTTTGGATAAGCCACCATCGAGACCACCCATGCCGATGCTTTTAAAAGTACCCTGCCAGATGGAAGGAGCAGTATAGAATCCACTCAATTCACCGGTCCAGCCTTTGCCAAAGCGGAAGGTCTGCTGGGCGTATACGTTGAAAGAGAATACGTCGAGGTCTATTTTACCCATCGGACCTTTATCGGCTTTATATTTAGAGTAGAAAGTGTTGACGTTGGCAAACACACTGTACCATTTGTACTGGAAGGGATAACTGATGTTAAGGCTCACGATATCCTGGGTAGCCAGGTTATCCGAAGTGATATAACCTTTTGATTTTTCAGTAACGCCCAGTATCTGGGAAAAGATGTCTTTTACGTGACTATAGTTCAGGGTAGTGGTGAGCGTGTATTTGTATACATGCGTGATCCCGAAACTATTGGTGTACTGCGGCATGAGGCGGGTATTACCCTTCTGGTACGTGTACTCATCGAGCCTGAACTCAAAAGGATTCAGGTTCTGATAAGCCGGACGGTCAATACGACGGCTGTAAGACAGGGTCCACTGGCTCATTGGCTTCTTGTTGAAGGTAATGGCCGCACTGGGGAAGAGGTCGGTATAGTTACGCTCGAAAGTAGAATCATAAACTACATACTCATCCGTGTCATCATCCCAGGTGAACCCGGTTGAATGCCCTTTGGCATTGGTATTTTCGGCCCGTACACCAACCTGTACCATAAATCCTTTAAAGGGCCTGTTATAGTTTACGTACAGCGCATTGATGTTTTCTTTGTAATCGAAATCATTGCTGCGGTCTTTATCCAGTTCTTTACCGGTATTCAGCACATTGTAGGTAGCAAAATCATTGGCTGTTTGTACATAAGAGAATTTACCACCAACACCGAGACGGCCTTTTTTGAAGTTTTGCTCGTAATCGGTTTTAAACGTGTACAGGTCTATATCAGACGGCGACACCATGTTGTAGATACGCTGTGTTAATACAGCTGTTTCTGCAGCATTGTAATAGGTGTTGGGCTGCATCTGATCGTTCTTAATACGGTACAGGCCATAGTCTGCATCCATGGTCAGCTCCCTGCCGGATGTATCAGCATAGCGATAGTTGAGGTTAAAGTTGCCATTATCCCTTTTACCACTGCTGGTATTGTTGGCTACCAATATCCTGTCTACGGTGTTGGTTGGCATATGGCTGATGGGGGTACGGCTGTAGTTATTAAAACCATTTTCATTCAGGTTACCATTGATCATAACACCAAGGGTGCTTCTTTTGGAAAGCGACATATCGGCGCCTACCTTGAATGCATGGGTTTCGTTGTTCGAGGTCATTCTTGTAGCGCCATTAAAGAGGGTATCTTTAATTCCATCATATGGTTCTACTTCCACTGCCCGGTACAACCACATATTCATCCTGTTATCGCTCTTGTTGTAGTTATAATTACCATACACGTTCAGGAACTTATTCCGGTTGTTCAAAGAAATACCGGCATTGTATTTGGGCAAAGCGCCAATGGCATAGCCTGCATTTACCGAACCGTTGGTACCATAAGATTTATTCTTTTTGAGCCTTATGTTGATAATACCGGCATTGCCCGCTGCATCGTATTTAGCCGAAGGGTTGGTAATGATCTCAATGGCTTCTATGGAAGAAGACTGAATGGTTTTGAGGTAATCGGAGAGGTCCTTACCTGATAAGGGAGTAGGGCGGCCGTCAATGTATACCTGCACACCATTTTTACCACTCAGGCTGAGGTTATCGTCTTTATCCACCAATACACCGGGTGATTTGCGCAGGAGTTCCAGGGCATCCTGGCCTACAGCATTCACGCTGCCTTCCACATTGAGGATGGTTTTATCAGCTTTTACCTCTATCACCGGTTTGCGGTAGGCAACTGTTACTTCCTTGAGGTTGCCGGCTGCTTTGGCCAAAGAAAAGTCAGGGCCTTTGGCATCACCGCTACCGCTATATTCGAAAGAAGGAGAGTTTTTGGGTTGATGGCCTACGAAAGAGGCATTTACAAAATACTGTCCGGAAGCGATACCTGTGAAACTGTACTGACCTGAAGCGTTGGTGACACCCAATTTAACAGTGGAGGAATCTTTTACATTTTTGAGTGCTATAGAAGCACCGGATAGGCTTTTTCCTTGTTCATCCTTGACATTTCCCGTAATATTCTGCGCCTGGGTGATGGCAGCACATAGTAGTAGGGATAAAGTCAATAAGGTCAACTTTCTCATGGCTAATTTATTTTCAAATTTGGTCGGCAAAGCTACCAGCATGTTACACTTTCATGACAATCTATACATCAGCGGCAAAAATCGCCCACCAGTGGCAAAGGGTGTTTGAACATTATTTCCTGAATTGGGATTATTAATCAACAAGATGTCAGAAAAAGCCTCTGACGGACTATATCCGACATCCGGTTTTCCTGGCCTCATCCCAGTGCCTTCCTCCCATCATCCTGGGGTCATCCTAGGGTCATCTTAGGGTTTTCCTGGGGTTTTCCTAGGGTTTAAACCTTAGGAAGACCTTATGATAACCCTACCTAAACCTGAAGATGATAGGATAATGATAGGACAATTGTGCTACCCTTCACCTTGTCTGGGGCCGGGTATCGTTTTTGAAATATTATCCCCTTTACACGCATTGTTTCATCCTTAAAATATTTTTTTATGGCAACGTTAAGTGGGAAAAGAGTAGCCATCCTTACTGAAAATGGCTTTGAGGAAGTGGAACTGACCAGCCCTAAAAAAGCGCTGGAAGAAGCAGGCGCTCAGGTAGATATCGTATCGCCACAAAAAGAAAAGGTGAAAGGCTGGGACCATGACCACTGGTCTATTGACCTGCCGGTAGACGTATCCGTGGAAAAAGCTAAGGTGGAAGACTATGACGCGCTGATGATACCCGGTGGTGTTATTAACCCCGATCAGATGCGTACCAATAAACATTGTGTGGAATTTGCCCAACAATTCCTCGAAGCAGGTAAACCGGTGGCAGCCATTTGCCATGGCCCGCAGCTACTGATCGAAACAGGTATGATAGATGGCCGTAATATGACTTCGTACCTATCCATCAAGACCGACCTGCAAAATGCCGGGGTGATCTGGGCAGATAAAGAGGTAGTGACAGACAATGGCCTTGTTACCAGCAGAAGCCCGAAAGACCTGGAAGCATTTAATAAAAAGATGATTGAAGAGATCAGGGAAGGCCTGCACTCCCCTGCAGCCTATACACCGGGACCGGCGCATTGATTTTTTATGTGTATGATCACTCACAGGACCTGAGCCATAGTTAGACCCAACTATGGCTTTCCTGCTTTTATAACTCAAGCCTTACATCATCATAGTAGGTCTTGATCCGCTTATTTACAAATATTCCCGCTGAGCCGCCCGACTTGATGAGTGTTACAAATTCATCCCATATTTCAGGTTCCACTTTCAGGTAATGATATACTTTACCACCGGTAAATTCCACTTCCAGTACTTCGGATACAGGAGAATAGTTGAGCGATACAGTGGTTTCAGAAGAAGGTGTATATATTTTGTTTCTATTGGTAAGTCGTTTGCGTCGCATAGGTATTTAATTTTCTGTTGTGTTTTTCCAAGTTCGTATTACTTCATAACCCATCCCTCTTTGTTATCAGATTTCACATAATAATAATCGTTAAATAATCCCAATATCAGTAATGTAATTGGCAGCCAGTTTTTTATTATATAGGTAACCATGTATGTTGCTTTTGCCTGTATAATAACCGTAAAAATTTGGTGCCGTGCAGCCTGAGCTATGATTTATAGATTTTTTAGGATTTCGCGGAGAAAGCGGGCCGCATTTTATCATGATTGAATGGTTGAAGTGTAACCTGCTGGCACAAGATTTAAGCAGTTCCTCTAAAACCAGCAATTATGGACGGCAAACAACTTTGTGAAGTGTATATTAATGAGATCAGGGCCGAATCTACTGCCACCAGGAAATGCCTTGAAAGAATACCGGAAAGTGTTTATCAATTCAAGCCGCATGAGAAGTCCATGGAAATGGGCTACCTGACCTTATTGGTAGCTGAAATACCCAAATGGATCCGGGATATGATCGAAGATTCCATTATTGACTTTGCCACCTACAAACATTTCCAGTTAAGCACCACCGATACACTGCTGGCCCATTACGACGAAAACCTGGCAGGCGCCATTCGCTCCCTGTCTGGCATTACAGCAGAGAGTTTACAAAAGCCTTTCGAACTTAAAAACGGCGGACAGTTATTGTTCCGTGCTCCCAAACTGGAAAGTATCGGCTCCACCATTAATCACTGGGTGCATCATCGTGGTCAGTTGACGGTCTATATGCGCCTGAATGATATAGCAGTGCCCTCCATCTATGGGCCTTCAGCCGATGAAAAGGGATATTAGCGATAGCAGTTTACATATTCCGGCGATACTGTCCCCCCACCTGGTACAGGGCATTGGTAATTTGGCCCAAGGAACAGTATTTTACTGTTTCCATTAATTCAGTAAAAAGGTTGCCGTTGTTGATAGCCACATTCTTTAGCCTGTTGAGCATTTCATCCCGTTTCGCTTCATTCCGTTTTTGAAATGCCTGCAGGTTCTGTATTTGCTGCTCTTTTTCTTCCGTGGTACTGCGTATGACTTCCTGTGGAATAATGGTAGGACTTCCTTTTTTATTGAGGAAAGTATTGACACCTACTATGGGCAACTCGCCACTATGTTTGAGGCTTTCATAATACAGGCTTTCTTCCTGTATTTTATTACGCTGGTACATGCGTTCCATCGCCCCCAGCACGCCTCCACGATCGGTAATACGGTCAAACTCCGTCAGTACTGCCTCTTCTACCAGGTCGGTCAGTTCTTCAATGAGGAAGGAGCCCTGTATAAAATTCTCTGTTTTGGCAGTGCCCAGTTCACGATTGATGATGAGCTGGATAGCCATCGCCCGGCGCACACTTTCTTCCGTAGGCGTGGTAATGGCTTCATCATAGGCATTTGTATGCAGGCTGTTGCAATTGTCATAAATAGCATACAAGGCCTGCAGGGTGGTGCGTATATCGTTGAAGTCTATTTCCTGTGCGTGTAAACTTCTGCCTGATGTCTGAATATGGTATTTCAATTTCTGGGAACGGTCATTACCCTTGTATTTATCCTTCATGGCTTTGGCCCAGATACGCCTGGCCACGCGGCCAATAACACTGTACTCCGCATCCATGCCATTACTGAAGAAGAAGGACAGGTTGGGTGCAAAATCATCAATGTGCATGCCCCGGCTGAGATAATATTCTACATAAGTGAATCCATTGGCCAATGTAAAAGCCAATTGAGTGATAGGGTTGGCGCCGGCTTCGGCAATGTGATAACCGCTGATGCTGACGCTATAGAAGTTACGTACTTTCTGTTCAATAAAATATTGCTGCACATCGCCCATGAGCTTCAGGGCAAATTCAGTGCTGAAGATACAGGTATTCTGCGCCTGGTCTTCTTTGAGGATATCGGCCTGTACCGTACCCCGCACCTGTGATAAGGCTTCTGCTTTTATTTTCGCGTACACATCAGTCGGCAGTACTTCATCGCCGCTTAGCCCCAGCAGTTTCAATCCCAACCCGCTATTGCCCTCGGGCAGGCGCTCGGGAGAAGAAGGGTTATAGTAAACCGGTTTGGGCAGACTCTTAAATTTATCAGCTATCTTTTTACTGACCGCATCCCACTGTCCATTGGCCTCCATCCATTTCTCACATTGCTGGTCTATGGCTGCATTCATAAAGAAAGCGAGCAGGATAGGAGCAGGACCGTTGATGGTCATGCTCACGGATGTTTTTGGATCGCAAAGATCAAAACCACTGTACAACTTCTTGGCATCATCTACCGTAGCAATGCTTACGCCACTGTTGCCTACTTTACCATAAATATCGGGACGGTGGGCCGGGTCTTCACCATAGAGGGTCACGCTGTCAAAAGCGGTTGACAATCGTTTGGCCGGCTGATCAACCGATACATAGTGAAACCGTTTATTGGTACGTTCGGGGCCGCCTTCTCCGGCAAACATGCGGGTAGGATCTTCTCCTTGTCTTTTCAGTTCAAATACACCGGCTGTATAAGGGAATTCACCGGGTAGGTTCTCCTGCAACTGCCAGCGCAGGATATCACCCCAGTCTTTGTATTTAGGCAGTACTACCTTGGGAATGCGGGTGCCACTGAGTGTTTTAGTAGTAAGCGGTTGTTTGATCACTTTATCCCGTACCTGGTATTCAAAATAGTCGCCCTGGTATTTTTTTACTTCTGCCGGCCACTGATCAATAAGTTGCTTGCAGGCAGGATTGAGTTTGGCTTCGAAGTTCTTTTTGAGTTGTTCCAGGTCAGCCGCATAAGTCGCCTCTTTGCCACCAGCTTCAATAACACCTTGTATTTGGTATAACCTGGAGGCAATGGCACATTGTTCCTGTACCCAGGCATCATAGCCACGGCTGGCTTCGGCTATCTCTGATAAATAACGGACCCTTTTAGGCGGGATGATCTGGCTTTTGGTGCTGGTATCTTTGGTATGCCGGTGCAATTCAATAGCGCCAAATTCAACACCGGTCTTCTTCTTTAAGGCCACCATCAGTTTTTCAAACAACTCATTTACGCCGGCATCATTAAACTGTGCGGCAATGGTGCCAATAACCGGTACCTCTTCATCTTTTGCCATGAAGAGATTATGGTTACGCTTGTATTGCTTGCGCACATCATGCAAGGCGTCGAGCGCGCCTGCTTTATCAAACTTATTGATGCAGATCACATCCGCATAATCCAGCATATTGATCTTTTCCAACTGGGAGGCCGCACCGTATTCCGGCGTCATCACATATAGGCTCACATCGCAATAATCGAGGATACTGACGTCGCTTTGTCCTACGCCGGCGCTTTCAAGGATAATAAAATCAAAGCCGGCAGTCTTACAGATATTCACCGCATCCTGTACATACTTACTCAATGCCACATCGCTTTCTCGGGTAGCCAGGGAGCGCATATAGGCGCGGGGAGAATGGATGCTGTTCATGCGGATACGATCGCCCAGCAAAGCGCCACCGGTTTTCTTGCGCGAAGGGTCAACAGAAATAACAGCAATGGTTTTATCAGTAAACGCATTCAGGTAGCGGCGTACAATTTCATCGGTAACAGATGATTTACCGGCGCCGCCGGTGCCAGTGATGCCTAAAACTGGCGGGTTCGCCGTTGCGGGTGTAGCAACTTCTCCGTTATTGTTTTTACTGTTCTCTACATTAGAAATACTCCTGGCTATACGCCGGATATCTTTCCACTCACCCAGCTTAAGCTCCGTATTGAAATTGGTGGGATTGCCATTGACAGGGAAATCACACAGTTTTATTACTTCTTCTATCATCCCTTCAAGGCCCAGCTTCCTGCCATCATCGGGACTATAGATCTTGGTGATGCCGTAGTGGTGCAGCTCTTCTATTTCCTGGGGCAGGATGGTGCCTCCACCACCACCGAATATTTTAATGTGTCCGCAGCCATTCTCCTCCAGCAGGTCCTTCATGTACTTGAAGAATTCTACGTGCCCGCCCTGGTAGCTCGTAATGGCAATACCCTGGGCATCTTCTTCAATGGCACATTCTACGATCTCAGCCACGGAACGGTTATGACCAAGGTGAATGATCTCAGCGCCTTTGGCCTGCATAATGCGGCGCATAATATTGATAGCAGCATCGTGCCCGTCAAACAGGGAGGCTGCTGTTACAATGCGAACTGTGTTATTGGTGAAGCTCATATCAATGGTAGTAATTGCGATCCAGGGGCGAAGTTAAATCAAAAAGCTAATGAGTGTTAGCTTTTCATAATTTGGTTTCCTAAACGGTTAAAAAGGAGTAGCTTAGGCGTATAAATGATACTTGCCCATGGTTATAGATGCACACGTCCATTTCTGGAAGTTCGACAAGCAAAGAGATGCCTGGATCACCGATGATATGAAGGTCCTGCAACAGGATTACCTGCCGGAACACCTGGCATCCACCCTGAAAAGAAATGGCGTGGATGGCGTAGTAGCCGTACAAGCCAGTCAGGAAGAAGTAGAAACAAGGTTCCTGGCAGAGCTGGCCAAAACCCACCCTATTATCAAGGGTGTGGTGGGATGGATTGACCTGCAGGCCGATAATATTACTGAACGCCTGGCACATTTTACCCAGTATACCAGCATCAGGGGCTACCGCCATGTAGTACAGGCAGAGCCGGATGACTTTCTGTTACGGCCCAATTTCCAGCGTGGCGTACGGGCCTTGCAGTCGTACAACTATACGTATGATGTATTGATCTATCATAGCCAGTTGAAGCCGGCTATTGAATTTGTATCGAAGTTTCCCGATCAAAAACTGATTATAGACCACTGTGCCAAACCCGATATCAGGCATAAGAAGATAGATGAATGGAAGGTGCTGATGAAGGAGATAGCACAACAGCCAAATGTGTATTGTAAACTATCCGGACTGTTTACAGAAGCAGCCTGGAAAACCTGGAGCGCGGCTGAATTTTATCCTTACCTCGATGTGGTGTTTGAAGCATTTGGTACCGATCGCCTCGTATTTGGCAGCGACTGGCCGGTGATACTGGTGAGTGGCATTTATGTGCAGTGGAAGAGCCTGTTGGAGAAATACATGGAGCGTTTCCAGGAGGAGGAGAAGGAGAAAGTGTTTGGGTTGAATGCGGTGAGGTTCTATGATCTGTAGCTGTGTGTTTTGCGAAAATCTTTTACCATGTCAATACGATTGCTTTGTTGCCGGTGCCTGCTATGTATTGTATTGATCTTTCCAAAGTATATGCAGGGGCAAGACCCCTGGAAGGTGAGTGCTGCGAATATTAATCCGGCCGATTATTATGGTATCACAGTAGCCAATGGCATGATCGGCGTAGTATCATCGCCGGAACCTTTCAAAGTAAAAGATGTAGTGCTGGCCGGGGCGTATGACCTGTATGGCAGGGGGCGGGTAAGTAATTTCCTGCGCAGCTTTAACCTGCTGAATATGTACCTGGATATTGACGGCCAGCGGTTAGGCAGCAAGGGAGTTTCGAATAGGAGGCAGGAGCTCGATCTGCGGCATGCCGGCTTTACCACCTCTTTTGATTATGGCGATAAGGCTTCCATTTCTTACACGTATTATTCTTTACGGCATTTACCTTTTACGGTATTGATGGACATCACGGTGATCGCGAAGCAAAACATTACATTAGGCGCGGCCAGTGTAATGGAAGCGCCGGATGCTTTAAAGGACGTACAGAATTATTATAATGAAATAGACCGGCCGCATGTGGTAGTCAGTCTGCTCACTTCTACCGCGCAAAGTCCTACCGGCAAA comes from the Paraflavitalea devenefica genome and includes:
- a CDS encoding KTSC domain-containing protein, whose amino-acid sequence is MRRKRLTNRNKIYTPSSETTVSLNYSPVSEVLEVEFTGGKVYHYLKVEPEIWDEFVTLIKSGGSAGIFVNKRIKTYYDDVRLEL
- a CDS encoding methylmalonyl-CoA mutase family protein — translated: MSFTNNTVRIVTAASLFDGHDAAINIMRRIMQAKGAEIIHLGHNRSVAEIVECAIEEDAQGIAITSYQGGHVEFFKYMKDLLEENGCGHIKIFGGGGGTILPQEIEELHHYGITKIYSPDDGRKLGLEGMIEEVIKLCDFPVNGNPTNFNTELKLGEWKDIRRIARSISNVENSKNNNGEVATPATANPPVLGITGTGGAGKSSVTDEIVRRYLNAFTDKTIAVISVDPSRKKTGGALLGDRIRMNSIHSPRAYMRSLATRESDVALSKYVQDAVNICKTAGFDFIILESAGVGQSDVSILDYCDVSLYVMTPEYGAASQLEKINMLDYADVICINKFDKAGALDALHDVRKQYKRNHNLFMAKDEEVPVIGTIAAQFNDAGVNELFEKLMVALKKKTGVEFGAIELHRHTKDTSTKSQIIPPKRVRYLSEIAEASRGYDAWVQEQCAIASRLYQIQGVIEAGGKEATYAADLEQLKKNFEAKLNPACKQLIDQWPAEVKKYQGDYFEYQVRDKVIKQPLTTKTLSGTRIPKVVLPKYKDWGDILRWQLQENLPGEFPYTAGVFELKRQGEDPTRMFAGEGGPERTNKRFHYVSVDQPAKRLSTAFDSVTLYGEDPAHRPDIYGKVGNSGVSIATVDDAKKLYSGFDLCDPKTSVSMTINGPAPILLAFFMNAAIDQQCEKWMEANGQWDAVSKKIADKFKSLPKPVYYNPSSPERLPEGNSGLGLKLLGLSGDEVLPTDVYAKIKAEALSQVRGTVQADILKEDQAQNTCIFSTEFALKLMGDVQQYFIEQKVRNFYSVSISGYHIAEAGANPITQLAFTLANGFTYVEYYLSRGMHIDDFAPNLSFFFSNGMDAEYSVIGRVARRIWAKAMKDKYKGNDRSQKLKYHIQTSGRSLHAQEIDFNDIRTTLQALYAIYDNCNSLHTNAYDEAITTPTEESVRRAMAIQLIINRELGTAKTENFIQGSFLIEELTDLVEEAVLTEFDRITDRGGVLGAMERMYQRNKIQEESLYYESLKHSGELPIVGVNTFLNKKGSPTIIPQEVIRSTTEEKEQQIQNLQAFQKRNEAKRDEMLNRLKNVAINNGNLFTELMETVKYCSLGQITNALYQVGGQYRRNM
- a CDS encoding amidohydrolase family protein encodes the protein MVIDAHVHFWKFDKQRDAWITDDMKVLQQDYLPEHLASTLKRNGVDGVVAVQASQEEVETRFLAELAKTHPIIKGVVGWIDLQADNITERLAHFTQYTSIRGYRHVVQAEPDDFLLRPNFQRGVRALQSYNYTYDVLIYHSQLKPAIEFVSKFPDQKLIIDHCAKPDIRHKKIDEWKVLMKEIAQQPNVYCKLSGLFTEAAWKTWSAAEFYPYLDVVFEAFGTDRLVFGSDWPVILVSGIYVQWKSLLEKYMERFQEEEKEKVFGLNAVRFYDL
- a CDS encoding outer membrane beta-barrel protein encodes the protein MRKLTLLTLSLLLCAAITQAQNITGNVKDEQGKSLSGASIALKNVKDSSTVKLGVTNASGQYSFTGIASGQYFVNASFVGHQPKNSPSFEYSGSGDAKGPDFSLAKAAGNLKEVTVAYRKPVIEVKADKTILNVEGSVNAVGQDALELLRKSPGVLVDKDDNLSLSGKNGVQVYIDGRPTPLSGKDLSDYLKTIQSSSIEAIEIITNPSAKYDAAGNAGIINIRLKKNKSYGTNGSVNAGYAIGALPKYNAGISLNNRNKFLNVYGNYNYNKSDNRMNMWLYRAVEVEPYDGIKDTLFNGATRMTSNNETHAFKVGADMSLSKRSTLGVMINGNLNENGFNNYSRTPISHMPTNTVDRILVANNTSSGKRDNGNFNLNYRYADTSGRELTMDADYGLYRIKNDQMQPNTYYNAAETAVLTQRIYNMVSPSDIDLYTFKTDYEQNFKKGRLGVGGKFSYVQTANDFATYNVLNTGKELDKDRSNDFDYKENINALYVNYNRPFKGFMVQVGVRAENTNAKGHSTGFTWDDDTDEYVVYDSTFERNYTDLFPSAAITFNKKPMSQWTLSYSRRIDRPAYQNLNPFEFRLDEYTYQKGNTRLMPQYTNSFGITHVYKYTLTTTLNYSHVKDIFSQILGVTEKSKGYITSDNLATQDIVSLNISYPFQYKWYSVFANVNTFYSKYKADKGPMGKIDLDVFSFNVYAQQTFRFGKGWTGELSGFYTAPSIWQGTFKSIGMGGLDGGLSKTVLKNKGTVKIAVSDMFKTMKWKGTSEYGRQYTRANGNWESRQFKINFTYRFGSNEVKAARQRKTGLEDENKRVNSGGGGLGGSN
- a CDS encoding DinB family protein; this encodes MDGKQLCEVYINEIRAESTATRKCLERIPESVYQFKPHEKSMEMGYLTLLVAEIPKWIRDMIEDSIIDFATYKHFQLSTTDTLLAHYDENLAGAIRSLSGITAESLQKPFELKNGGQLLFRAPKLESIGSTINHWVHHRGQLTVYMRLNDIAVPSIYGPSADEKGY
- a CDS encoding type 1 glutamine amidotransferase domain-containing protein, which encodes MATLSGKRVAILTENGFEEVELTSPKKALEEAGAQVDIVSPQKEKVKGWDHDHWSIDLPVDVSVEKAKVEDYDALMIPGGVINPDQMRTNKHCVEFAQQFLEAGKPVAAICHGPQLLIETGMIDGRNMTSYLSIKTDLQNAGVIWADKEVVTDNGLVTSRSPKDLEAFNKKMIEEIREGLHSPAAYTPGPAH